Proteins encoded by one window of Cupriavidus sp. EM10:
- a CDS encoding GntR family transcriptional regulator, with product MSSLPTSQLAAAAANGAPESGAPQSGAGTQPPASSSNTTAPASTPAAAPSPTFSPLYQQIKALIMQSLQTGEWKPGEMIPSEMDLAARYKVSQGTVRKAIDELAADNLVARRQGKGTFVTTHHEDVVKFRFLRLVPDEGEPHYGASRVLECKRLRAPAEIARLLDIRTGDSVVQIRRVLTFSNEATVLDEIWLLGANFKGLTAEKLNEWKGPMYALFEAEFGTRMIRATEKIRAVPADNTAAELLSVAPGTPLLSVERVSFTYGDRPVEVRRGLYVTTRHYYQNDLS from the coding sequence ATGTCTTCCCTGCCTACGTCCCAGCTCGCCGCCGCCGCTGCCAATGGCGCGCCGGAATCTGGCGCCCCACAGAGCGGTGCCGGGACGCAGCCGCCCGCATCTTCGTCAAATACCACGGCCCCGGCCAGCACGCCGGCCGCCGCGCCATCCCCCACGTTCAGTCCACTCTACCAGCAGATCAAGGCGCTCATCATGCAGAGCCTGCAGACCGGCGAGTGGAAGCCCGGCGAGATGATCCCGAGCGAGATGGACCTGGCCGCGCGCTACAAGGTCAGCCAGGGCACGGTGCGCAAGGCGATCGACGAACTGGCCGCCGACAACCTGGTGGCCCGCCGCCAGGGCAAGGGCACGTTCGTGACCACCCACCACGAGGACGTGGTCAAGTTCCGCTTCCTGCGCCTGGTACCCGACGAGGGTGAACCCCATTACGGCGCCAGCCGCGTGCTCGAATGCAAGCGGCTGCGGGCGCCGGCCGAGATCGCGCGGCTGCTCGATATCCGCACCGGCGACAGCGTCGTGCAGATCCGCCGCGTGCTGACGTTCTCCAACGAAGCCACGGTGCTGGACGAAATCTGGCTGCTGGGCGCCAACTTCAAGGGCCTGACGGCCGAGAAGCTGAACGAGTGGAAGGGCCCGATGTATGCGCTCTTCGAAGCCGAGTTCGGCACACGGATGATCCGCGCCACGGAAAAGATTCGTGCCGTACCTGCCGATAATACGGCTGCCGAGTTGTTGTCCGTGGCACCTGGTACGCCGCTGCTGTCGGTGGAACGTGTGTCGTTCACCTACGGCGACCGCCCGGTGGAAGTTCGCCGTGGGCTTTATGTCACGACGCGCCACTATTATCAGAACGACCTGAGCTAA
- a CDS encoding malate dehydrogenase, translating into MAKAPMRVAVTGAAGQIGYSLLFRIANGDMLGKDQPVILQLLDLPQAQAAVKGVVMELEDCAFPLLAGVVITDDPKVAFKDADVALLVGARPRSKGMERKDLLEANAQIFTVQGKALDEVASRDVKVLVVGNPANTNAYIAMKSAPNLKRENFTAMLRLDHNRALSQIAAKTGKPVASIEKMFVWGNHSPTMYADYRYATVDGKSVKDLINDPVWNNDVFLPTVGKRGAAIIEARGLSSAASAANAAIDHVHDWVLGSNGKVVTMGIPSNGEYGIPKDVMFGYPVTTANGKYEIVQGLEIDAYSQEKINITLKELEEERAGVQHLLG; encoded by the coding sequence ATGGCTAAAGCCCCAATGCGCGTCGCAGTCACCGGCGCCGCTGGCCAGATCGGCTATTCCCTGCTGTTCCGCATCGCCAACGGCGACATGCTCGGCAAAGACCAGCCGGTCATCCTCCAACTGCTCGACCTCCCGCAAGCCCAGGCCGCCGTCAAGGGCGTGGTGATGGAACTGGAAGACTGCGCGTTCCCGCTGCTGGCCGGCGTGGTCATCACCGACGACCCCAAGGTTGCCTTCAAGGACGCCGACGTTGCCCTGCTGGTGGGCGCCCGTCCGCGTAGCAAGGGCATGGAGCGCAAGGACCTGCTCGAAGCCAACGCCCAGATCTTCACGGTGCAGGGCAAGGCCCTGGACGAAGTGGCCAGCCGCGACGTCAAGGTGCTGGTGGTGGGCAACCCGGCCAACACCAACGCCTACATCGCCATGAAGTCGGCGCCGAACCTGAAGCGCGAGAACTTCACGGCCATGCTGCGCCTGGACCACAACCGCGCCCTGTCGCAAATCGCCGCCAAGACCGGCAAGCCGGTGGCGTCGATCGAGAAGATGTTCGTGTGGGGCAACCACAGCCCGACGATGTACGCCGACTACCGCTACGCCACCGTCGACGGCAAGAGCGTCAAGGACCTGATCAACGATCCGGTGTGGAACAACGACGTGTTCCTGCCGACCGTCGGCAAGCGCGGCGCCGCCATCATCGAAGCGCGCGGCCTGTCGTCGGCTGCCTCGGCCGCCAACGCCGCCATCGACCACGTGCATGACTGGGTGCTGGGCTCGAACGGCAAGGTCGTCACGATGGGCATCCCGTCGAACGGCGAATACGGCATTCCGAAGGACGTCATGTTCGGCTACCCGGTGACCACGGCCAACGGCAAGTACGAAATCGTGCAAGGCCTGGAAATCGACGCCTACAGCCAGGAAAAGATCAACATCACGCTCAAGGAACTGGAAGAAGAGCGTGCCGGCGTGCAACACCTGCTGGGCTGA
- the sdhD gene encoding succinate dehydrogenase, hydrophobic membrane anchor protein, translating to MANNNIGPKRLVVGAHYGLKDWLAQRVTAVIMVVFTVVLAVVYLAFGNPSYEGWSGLFANQWMKLLTFLTILSLLFHAWIGIRDIWMDYVKPMAVRLVLQVLTILWLVGCAGYAAQILWRV from the coding sequence GTGGCAAATAACAATATCGGTCCCAAGCGTCTTGTCGTCGGTGCGCACTACGGTCTGAAAGACTGGCTCGCGCAACGCGTTACCGCAGTCATCATGGTGGTGTTCACCGTGGTGCTCGCCGTGGTGTATCTCGCCTTCGGCAACCCTTCTTACGAAGGCTGGTCGGGTCTCTTCGCCAACCAATGGATGAAGCTCCTGACGTTCCTGACCATCCTGTCGCTGCTGTTCCACGCCTGGATTGGCATTCGCGACATCTGGATGGACTATGTGAAGCCGATGGCCGTGCGCCTCGTGCTGCAAGTTCTTACGATTCTGTGGCTCGTCGGTTGCGCGGGCTACGCTGCTCAGATTCTCTGGAGGGTGTAA
- the sdhC gene encoding succinate dehydrogenase, cytochrome b556 subunit → MAEAAKQARPEFRNIGIAQISRYRLPWAGKVSILHRVSGALMFLLLPFVLYLFEQSVTSELSFAKFSALLSYGFVKLVILALIWGYLHHFCAGIRFLLLDVHVGVSKPASATSAKAVLVVSLLLTLVFGLKLFGLF, encoded by the coding sequence ATGGCTGAAGCCGCCAAACAAGCCAGGCCGGAGTTCCGGAACATCGGTATCGCGCAAATCTCGCGCTACCGGTTGCCCTGGGCCGGCAAGGTATCCATCCTGCATCGCGTAAGCGGTGCCTTGATGTTCCTCCTCCTCCCTTTCGTTCTGTACCTGTTCGAACAGAGCGTCACCTCCGAACTGAGCTTCGCCAAGTTCTCGGCCCTGCTGTCCTACGGCTTCGTCAAGCTGGTGATCCTGGCGCTGATCTGGGGTTACCTGCATCACTTCTGCGCTGGTATCCGCTTCCTGCTGCTGGACGTTCACGTCGGCGTCTCGAAGCCCGCCTCGGCCACGTCGGCCAAGGCCGTGCTGGTCGTCAGCCTGCTGCTCACCCTGGTTTTCGGGCTGAAGCTTTTCGGCCTGTTCTGA